In Nymphaea colorata isolate Beijing-Zhang1983 chromosome 5, ASM883128v2, whole genome shotgun sequence, one genomic interval encodes:
- the LOC116254522 gene encoding serine carboxypeptidase-like 51, with translation MEKKITLIIAVEFFCLLLLPCFHGGLVGAFGTDDKTEEWGYVEVRAKAHMFWWLYRSPYRIQNSTAPWPIVLWLQGGPGASGVGIGNFQEIGPLDADLKPRNSTWLRKADLLFVDSPVGTGYSYVEDKKSTVKTDEEAATDLTTLLITLFNSTESLQRSPLYIVAESYGGKHAVTLGLSVYDAIKAKKLKATLGGVALGDSWISPEDFVLSWGPLLKDVSRLDLQAAEEAKRMAAEIRETIGRGQYIDAVNMWSALETFITSYSNNVNFYNFLLDSDNDILSMTATALETASIKRYRRYLEENHGSLSDLMDTVVRKKLRIIPKNIQWGGQSDVVFNSLSGDFMKPRVNEVDELLRRGVQVTVYNGQLDLICSTKGAEAWVQKLKWTGLKNFTRSRRTPLYCGQAGTKGFYKSYQNLHFYWILGAGHFVPLEQPCMALKMIGNITHSPAS, from the exons ATGGAGAAGAAGATCACACTGATCATCGCTGTGGAGTTCTTCTGtctacttcttcttccttgctttCATGGCGGCCTTGTTGGTGCATTCGGGACCGATGACAAGACGGAAGAGTGGGGATATGTTGAAGTTCGTGCAA AGGCTCACATGTTCTGGTGGCTGTATCGTAGTCCGTACCGCATCCAGAATTCAACTGCACCATGGCCCATTGTTCTTTGGCTCCAAGGTGGACCG GGAGCATCTGGGGTTGGCATCGGCAATTTTCAAGAGATTGGGCCTCTGGATGCAGATTTAAAACCACGGAATTCCACATGGCTCAGAAAAGCTGATCTCCTCTTTGTg GATAGCCCAGTTGGTACTGGCTATAGTTATGTTGAAGACAAGAAGTCGACGGTGAAGACTGATGAAGAGGCTGCAACTGACTTAACCACACTTCTCATCACGCTGTTCAATAGCACTGAATCTCTTCAACGAAGCCCACTGTATATAGTAGCTGAATCATATGGAGGGAAACATGCTGTCACCTTGGGCTTGTCTGTATATGATGCTATAAAAGCTAAGAAACTTAAAGCGACACTTGGAG GGGTTGCGCTTGGGGATTCCTGGATCTCTCCTGAAGATTTCGTG CTGTCATGGGGACCATTGCTGAAGGACGTTTCCAGGTTGGACCTTCAAGCAGCAGAGGAGGCCAAAAG GATGGCAGCAGAGATCCGAGAAACAATTGGCAGAGGACAGTATATTGATGCAGTTAACATGTGGTCAGCTTTGGAAACTTTTATTACTTCCTACAGCAACAACGTG AATTTCTACAATTTTTTGCTGGATTCGGACAATGATATTTTGAGTATGACAGCAACTGCATTGGAAACTGCATCTATAAAACGATATAGGAGGTACTTGGAAGAAAATCATGGGAGTCTGTCGGATTTAATGGACACTGTGGTTCGTAAAAAGTTGAGAATTATCCCAAAAAACATACA GTGGGGAGGACAATCAGACGTTGTCTTCAATTCCTTATCTGGGGATTTTATGAAACCTCGGGTTAACGAG GTGGATGAGCTGTTGAGGAGAGGAGTACAAGTCACCGTATATAATGGCCAA CTGGATCTCATCTGCTCAACCAAGGGAGCTGAAGCCTGGGTTCAGAAACTGAA GTGGACTGGGCTGAAGAATTTCACCAGAAGTAGAAGAACTCCTCTGTACTGTGGCCAAGCAGGAACAAAGGGATTTTACAAGtcttatcaaaatttacatttttattgGATTCTGGGTGCAGGACACTTT GTACCATTAGAGCAACCCTGCATGGCACTGAAGATGATTGGGAACATTACTCATTCTCCTGCTTCATGA